In the genome of Populus nigra chromosome 19, ddPopNigr1.1, whole genome shotgun sequence, the window GAAGAGGAACACCATGCTAGGAAATGCCTTTCTGGATCTTAGAAATTCTCACGATTCACTTGGTTGTATTTCGATTTTTCTTTCAGTGCGGTTTATGATTACTTTCCCAATAGTGTACTATTATATGAACTTCATATCAATGAGAGGGAAAGAGATTTAGATTTTTAGAGGGATTTTGATCTTTGTTTTTCAGAGGTagttcatcattttcttttcaagtccTGTATCCCTCAATTACCATATAATTTTGGAATTTATAATTTGCATATTATTGCTGTCAAATATATCACCCTACTCTATTAGGACAACCTTCCATCAGTGAAATCCATGCTGCTTTTCATTTGATCTTTAGATTGCAAATATTGGCCATCTGTATTTGTATGACAACCTGTTAATTTGTATTCATATTATCTTTGATATATCATCAATGAGAAAGTTCCATGTTTGCTGGTGTCACCGTTTTGAATTTTTGGCGCCATCATATGAACAAATTTAACAAATCCTTTTAAGAATCTAGTGGCACCATTCACACACACAGAGTCACACATGCATTCTTGTGACTCTCACCCACCTCTTCAAGCAAGCACACCAACCTGCCCACCCATGCACTCTTCTTTGAATGTGGATACTGGAATACATGTGTCCACTGCATACATATAAGAACCCATATTTGTGAATGTGGTAGACATGAGAGACCTCTGATAAATGATTGACAATTGCCTATGGAGGTGCTATTCATCTGGCGTCCATGAGCTGCTTATTCTGCCTCAAAGGAAATTAACTGAGCCATGCACTTTATCACCACATAATGTTGGGCCATCTTATTGGCATCGTCTTGTGGCTCATCAATTCACCCGTGTGCTTGGTAATGACTTTACATGTTGTAGCAAAGGCTTTGAATAGCTGATGTTCTTCATTTTGAAAGAGCAGCTAAAATGAGGGCATAGGAATGGTTATTGCTTTTATGCTTCATTTACACTACTGCTGATTACTGAGAAGGAACTCGGTCACATTTGCAGCTATTCCTTCCTTTGTTCTATTTAATTTGTAAACATTTTGATTCACAAATTTgacttattttgttttgttaaactGATGCATCCTCCATTTGCTCTCTTTAGGTAAGAGACGACCTTGGAGGGCTTTTCTTTTGTATGGGCCACCTGGAACTGGAAAGTCATACTTGGCCAAGGCTGTTGCAACTGAAGCAGAGTCCACTTTTTTCAggtatatattttcttaattacaaaataaacctTTCTATGTATGCCTTAAGATAAACATCTGTCAGTTTGATGTTTAATTTCCGTCTTAGTCTCATGCATGCTTTTCTCCTTTCCCCCTTCTAAAGGGAGCAATATtctttgctgctgctgctgtcaTGTTTCTTGCCTTTCTGTTAACATCTCACCTGTTCTGTTGTTGATTATGTTTGTGATGAGACCGTAACTTGCTGGTTTTgaactcccccccccccccccagtgTTTCTTCATCAGATCTGGTTTCAAAGTGGATGGGTGAGAGTGAAAAGCTTGTTTCAAACCTTTTCCAAATGGCCCGTGAAAGTGCTCCTTCAATCATTTTCGTTGATGAAATAGATTCCTTGTGTGGTCAACGTGGAGAGGGCAATGAGAGTGAAGCTTCGAGACGTATCAAGACTGAACTTCTCGTGCAGATGCAGGTATCTGTTTTCATGTGTTGGAAGTTGATGAAGGACATTACCATTATGTTTTTCTATGCTATTATAAGGCTTGTATCTTGCCCTCTAGCTCATTGTAGCTTATTTTGGTTGCAACTGTCAATGCTTTTCATTTTATgacataaaatttgatttgactaTGTCTGAGAGAATTGTTAAACACAATTGCCAAAGATTCTGGCTGAGAGAAGTTCTTGGCCTTAGAAATAAGAAGATTAAGTGAATGTGGTTTTTAGTTATGTCAGTTTTAAGCTATTAACATAAACTTGACACTATGGATTATAAATTCCTTATTTCTAGTATTTTATTGTATCCTGGAATTCGGGATGGTTATGTAAAATCCAACTAACATATAGGTGAACATTGCccacaatttcaattttattgtgaATAAGTCTGACCTTATTTTTCTGATATATAGGGGGTAGGAACCACTGACCAGAAGGTTCTTGTTCTTGCAGCAACAAATACTCCATATGCTCTAGATCAGGTAAGGGGGTTTCTGAGATTATTTCtggtatttaattttgaatcatGTGGACTATTTGGCACTATTTCTAATCAGTGTGAATACAGGCCATCCGACGACGTTTTGACAAGCGCATATATATCCCGCTACCCGATTTGAAGGCTCGTCAACATATGTTCAAGGTATCAGGACTTGTCGTTGATTTTGTAATATAGTATTCTATTATGAGACATATTTTGATATTAGATCATTTTTATTGAGCTGCATATTTTATGGATTTTGATGTTGCTTAAATTATTTGCCCAGGTGCATCTAGGAGATACTCCTCACAACTTGACTGAAAGTGATTTTGAAAGCTTGGCACGAAGGACAGAGGGCTTTTCAGGTTCAGATATTTCTGTTTGTGTAAGCACAGTGCCACTTCAGtctttcatttcaaaacttcttttttcttggttgtaaTGGTTGAGTGGCTAACACCATGCTTTGTGCCTATTTTTGCTCCCCTCAGGTCAAAGATGTCCTCTTTGAACCAGTTCGTAAAACCCAAGATGCTATGTTTTTCATACATACTTCTGATGATATGTGGATGCCTTGTGGACCGAAGCAACCTGGTAATGTCCAAATTTCCATGCAGGACCTTGCAGCACAAGGGCTTGCAGAAAAGGTATTAGCTGATGCTTTAAAATAAAACCTGTTATTGcctcttttttttgggtttgacaGGGAGAATATAGGATTAGGCTTGCCTTCAGCTTTTTTGATGATTTGGCTGCTCATAACACTTGAACTTGCAGTGTTATGTTTGGAATACCATGTCTTTACCACTGCACAGAGCAATGGCTCTGGGCATGCTTTGGATCTGATTTGctaattaaaatcaaagattttgttttctctctctctaaacatgtataaaaaagatatttatttgtgGGGAAACATATGTAGACCTTGAGAGATAACAAGTGGGGTGTTTTCATTTTGATGCTTTGTTTATTGTTGTAGTAACTAAATTTTGTTGAATGCTGATAACCACATCTGCAGATCCTTCCACCCCCTATCATGAAAACAGATTTTGACAAGGTCCTAGCAAGACAAAAGCCAACAGTGAGCAAAGCTGATCTGGATGTCCATGAGAGATTCACAAAAGAGTTTGGGGAGGAAGGTTAATGAAGATGATGACAGAGACACACTGGCCAATGCCTGTGAGTGCAACCTATGTGATTAGTTATTGCTGCTGGATCCACCGAAATATTTAACTTTGGGGAAGGTGACTTGACCTTCCCTTTGTATTGGGATGGAATGACTGAAAACGCTTGTTTGAAATTGTGTGAAAAGAAGAGTTTCAGAAATATTGTCCCAGGATCGTGGACATGATGCATATATTATGCTTCTTGCCAACTTATGTTTGTGGTGTGATATTGCTTACTAACTATGTTTTTTTGCCAGTTGGTTGAGTTTCAGGGATATCTTGGAGCCATAGGGTATTGcgtgtcaattttttttgtttatacgAGTTGGGGGGCTTTAGTTCTTAGCTAGTGCATCATGTCCAATATTATGCTTCTTGCCAACTTATGTTTGCGGTGTAATATTGCTTACTAACTATGTGTTTTTGCCAGTTGGTCGAGTTTCAGGGATATCTTGGAGCCATAGGGTATTGcgtgtcaattttttttgtttatacgAGCTGGGGGGCTTTAGTTCTTAGCAAGTGTATTTATGAATACATTTGCTATTCTCTTATGTTTTTGACCTTGATGCCTGGATGAGGTGAATACCAGCCAAGGTAAATGCATACCATTGCCTAGAATCGGTCAAACGAGCACCAACAAAAAATGGTTCTGTATAGTGATTTATTATTCTCTTATTGTCTCAAAGGGTTCTGAGGAAAAGTTGcagtttggattttttaatatggagtcCTTCCCGTTGCAGCCGTTTAGGACAGGCAGCAACTTgtttatttgagttattttcttttgttaacaTTATCAATACATATGCTcaagtttcaattgatttggTATTCGGATTAGTTACCAGGACACTCCCTCTATGCTTTGTCTTGGGTATGAATCTTTGGCCAACATGGATCTTGGTTAGTACCTGCGGTTTCACTTTGCAGATAAGGAAAAAGTGTACGAACACAAGTAAATCAATAAACACAAAATTTATGCCTGTGGTTGCTGTGTTCCAGAGATGCATAGCTGCTGTTCAATGGATGCAGCAGTCATGTGGATGTAGTTGGGTTCTGGACACACTTTTCTGTCCTTTGTCAGCTAATGAATGGAAGTCACAAGAGCCAAACACTGGATTTTATTCAGTTAATGAGTCAAAGTGTTAATCATCTCAACAGGAAAGTCTTTCCCCCCCTCGTTTTGGGAACAACAGCAGCAAAACCAGCAAGCCTGTGGGCCCTTTTATTGCTGCTTCTTTTCAGAGCTTGCCGTGATAAGGAGCGAGATCATGCAAAAAAGGAATCAAGCAGGAGGTCTTGATCCTTCTCATTTATTTTCCTCGCACAAAATGCATCTCTGGCCAGGTTCAAGCAATTAAGTCACAGCACATTAGAAATATCATCCAAGTCATTCCTTGGAAGCTGGACCAGGTCTCGACTCGGAAACACTTCCATTTGGGTAATGCAAAGAGATCAGACACAAATATGTGATCGATTGTCGTTGTTCACATGAGCACCACAGTTTATTCTTCGGCGAGGTAGTGATAAAAACCTGAAGTAATTTGCCTTCAATTTGGGTCTTCGAACGTTGAGAGTTGACATAAATTTAAACCATCCAAAATTTGGCATCTATCAAAAATGGGAAGAAGTAAAAACACAACTGTGATGTGCATGTATGTCACCAAGTTCGAACTTCAAACATCACCGGACAGCTAAATATTACTATATGATAGAGAGATGCCATACCCTTGAGTTGCTTATCATACCAGTCCATACTCCATGGACCATATGTACTATATTTTAAAGCATACATTGTATAGAAACATGCTCAAAACTCCAATATGTCAGCATATTTTTATGTGCTTAAAATAACTTTCCAAGTTCACACCTCTGCTAAGTAGAAATGGTCCTCGCATTGACACATATTCTTTGTTAGTGTCGTAAAGGTTATCCGGCTAAGGAAATATTTGGACCAACTGCAGCCGGCTTCAAGACTTCAACTAGAAACCAATTATACACAGTAACATGTATTTTGAATGCATTATTAACTTGGAGTATATTACCTTTCATatatgccccccccccccccccctcattCTTTTTCTGTAGCCGGCTTTGGAATGTTAATATAATGTATAATCTTTCTTCTTTGGAATTTGGATTTGGGCTGTAAAAAGGCATGTATGATGTATTCAGTTATCTGAGTCCATACTTTTAGCCACTTaatagtttttctttctatcaCCTCTGCTTGCTAAAGCTTGCTTAACAATCATGAGAGTTGAcaattttcttgcttttctcttattcatCACAGTTGCACAAGTTCATGGAGCCACAGCCACTGAGAAGACAAAGGTAAGCCTGTGAGACTATGAGATAGTAAAGTTATGAAAAGCATGTTTGCCTGTGAATATTGGTAATATTCATGGGATAATCTGATGGCATTTCATTGCCTCAAGTACTCAACAAATTGCATTATGAGTGTCTTGCTTACGCAATGATGAAACAAGTATGTTAAAATGGTGACTTATTGagctttcttgtttcttttgctttctgTCAATATGCAGCATTATATAGTTTACATGGGAGAGCATTCACACCCCAATGAAGAATCCGTGATCAATGATAACCATGAGATACTTGCTTCAGTTACTGGAAGGCAAGGACCTAATTACTCTGTTTTAATGCACTaagatttttagtttaatattgaCATTGCTGAAGAATCTGTCCAATTTTCAGTTTCGATGAAGCGAAGGAAGTAGCTCTTCACCATTATACGAAAAGCTTTAGAGGTTTTTCAGCCATTCTAACACAATAGCAAGCTCAGCAGCTTGCAGGTACTGTGTTCTCAAgaattttcttatgtttttgtcAACCCGATAACAGTTTTGCTAAGAAAAAGTTTTGGAGAGATACAGAAGGAAAAAGACCAACCGAAGCATGTCATCTAACATTGCACATACAGATTTGTTTTGAACTACACGGATAATTTACTAGTATATATAGCTATACTGATTTATCACATTCACTCTTGCTGCAGAAAGTGATTCGGTTGTTTCTGTGTTCGAGAGCCGAACGAATCAGCTCCACACAACGCATTCATGGGATTTTTTAGGCGTAAACTCTCCCTATGCGAATAACCAAAGGCCAGTGACTTCGTCAGTGTCTGATGTTATTGTTGGTGTCATTGATACAGGTAATTCTTCACATTCAGCTCTTTTTTGTTGCCAATTATATCCAGCTCTTCATGGACTCTCTCTCTTGCTCCATTTTCAGCACAATTACAGTAAATCATTTTTCATCATTAATTCATTACTGCAGGATTTTGGCCCGAGTCTGAGAGCTTCAGCGATACAGGCTTAGGCACTGTGCCTGTGAAATTCAAGGGAGAATGTGTTGCTGGTGAAAATTTTACATCAGCTAACTGCAACAGGTATCTAGCATTTCCTTTGCTCCAATGTACCAGCATTCTTTCTCTGAATGGTTATCAATTTTAAATCATGGCCAATCATGAGGCACAAAAGTTGATTTAAAGGactattttgattaaaaaaagataaaggacTTTGATTTTTAGTTTCGTGATTAATACCGGAATTTCAACGAAATATAATCATGAGTGGCAACAATATGTATTGGATTGGAAATTGCAGAAAAGTTGTAGGAGCACGGTTCTACTTCAaaggatttgaagcagaaaaTGGGCCCTTAGAAGATTTCGGTGGCACTTTCTTCCGATCAGCACGAGACAGTGATGGCCATGGATCCCACACTGCCTCAACTATAGCTGGAGCTGTGGTGTCTAATGTTAGCTTATTTGGGATGGCCAGAGGTACTGCAAGAGGTGGTGCACCATATGCCAGACTTGCCATCTACAAGGCTTGCTGGTTTAACCTGTGCAATGATGCTGATATTCTTTCTGCCATGGACGATGCAATCAATGATGGAGTTGATATCCTTTCTCTTTCCTTTGGTGCTAACCCTCCTGAGCCTATTTACTTTGAGAGTGCAACTTCTGTTGGAGCTTTCCATGCATTCAGGAAAGGAATAGTTGTGTCTTCTTCAGCAGGGAACTCATTTTCCCCAAAGACTGCAGCCAATGTTGCTCCTTGGATCCTCACTGTTGCTGCTAGCTCTTTGGACAGGGAATTTGACTCAAACATTTATCTTGGAAATTCACAAATTTTGAAGGTGATTTTTGCAAacgttatcatatttttttccttttcatttctttgtgcgtaaaaacaaaagattggGGCCAATATAGCTACTGTATTTAGTAAGAACTTTCTTCACATGAAAACATTGCTGTGTTCTCAGGGTTTTTCACTAAATCCTCTGAAAATGGAAACCTCATACGGTTTGATAGCTGGAAGTGATGCAGCTGTACCAGGTGTTACAGCAAAGAATGCGAGGTATCttctttatttgattaaatatatatgatagAGCTACAAAgcttcatgaagagtccaactTCAATATTTCTGGAGACATTATCTAACTCTTATATATGTTCCATATCATATGTTTATTCTTCAGTTAGCTTacttgagagaaaaaataatctgGCAGTGACTCTTTCTGTTGCAACTCACAAAGCCTTCATTAATCGATTACCTCAGGAGTTAATCTCCAAGTCCTTTATCTAATTCTGAAACAAGTTCTTCAAATCAACCAAGTTCCTATGAAGAATTTTAATTCTtggaaacaaaaattcaaagaatCCTAGATTTTTCACCATCCTATTCAATATCAATCAATACCTTCTGACTTggtagtgaaaataaaataaagtttcaccAGATTCCCTAGATACAAGACCAGTgagttgttcttttttttttttattaacatgagtgTCCGGGTTAGCTTGCGTGTATTTCGTCTAATCCCAcagaccctgaagttaatgaccatataaaccACCAGTAGCCCTGAGAGAACCCAAACTCTTGACCATTGAGGAGCAAAACCAGTGAGTTGTTCTTGTTCTTAAAGCAGTGGTTTCTAATCTATTC includes:
- the LOC133680052 gene encoding protein SUPPRESSOR OF K(+) TRANSPORT GROWTH DEFECT 1; amino-acid sequence: MYSNFKEQAIEYVKQAVQEDNAGNYSKAFPLYMNALEYFKTHLKYEKNPKIREAITQKFTEYLRRAEEIRTVLDEGGPGPNSNGDAAVATRAKTKPKDGEDGDDPEKDKLRAGLNSAIVREKPNVKWNDVAGLESAKQALQEAVILPVKFPQFFTGKRRPWRAFLLYGPPGTGKSYLAKAVATEAESTFFSVSSSDLVSKWMGESEKLVSNLFQMARESAPSIIFVDEIDSLCGQRGEGNESEASRRIKTELLVQMQGVGTTDQKVLVLAATNTPYALDQAIRRRFDKRIYIPLPDLKARQHMFKVHLGDTPHNLTESDFESLARRTEGFSGSDISVCVKDVLFEPVRKTQDAMFFIHTSDDMWMPCGPKQPGNVQISMQDLAAQGLAEKILPPPIMKTDFDKVLARQKPTVSKADLDVHERFTKEFGEEG
- the LOC133680220 gene encoding LOW QUALITY PROTEIN: subtilisin-like serine-protease S (The sequence of the model RefSeq protein was modified relative to this genomic sequence to represent the inferred CDS: substituted 1 base at 1 genomic stop codon); this encodes MRVDNFLAFLLFITVAQVHGATATEKTKHYIVYMGEHSHPNEESVINDNHEILASVTGSFDEAKEVALHHYTKSFRGFSAILTQXQAQQLAESDSVVSVFESRTNQLHTTHSWDFLGVNSPYANNQRPVTSSVSDVIVGVIDTGFWPESESFSDTGLGTVPVKFKGECVAGENFTSANCNRKVVGARFYFKGFEAENGPLEDFGGTFFRSARDSDGHGSHTASTIAGAVVSNVSLFGMARGTARGGAPYARLAIYKACWFNLCNDADILSAMDDAINDGVDILSLSFGANPPEPIYFESATSVGAFHAFRKGIVVSSSAGNSFSPKTAANVAPWILTVAASSLDREFDSNIYLGNSQILKGFSLNPLKMETSYGLIAGSDAAVPGVTAKNASFCKDNTLDPAKTKGKIVVCITEVLFDDPRKKAVAVQLGGGVGMILIDPIVKEIGFQSVIPSTLIGQEEAQQLQAYMQAQKNPAARIAPTVTVLNTKPAPKVTVFSSQGPNIITPDIIKPDITAPGLNILAAWSPVSTDDAAGRSVNYNIISGTSMSCPHASAVAAILKSYRPSWSPAAIKSAIMTTAIVMDNTRKLIGRDPDDTQATPFDYGSGHINPLAALNPGLVYDFDSNDVINFLCSTGASPAQLKNLTGQPTYCPKQTKPSYDFNYPSIGVSNMNGSISVYRTVTYYGTGQTVYVAKVDYPPGVQVTVTPTTLKFTKTGEKLSFKIDFKPLKTSDGNFVFGALTWSNGIHKVRSPIALNVLSL